The following proteins are encoded in a genomic region of Patescibacteria group bacterium:
- a CDS encoding nucleotidyl transferase AbiEii/AbiGii toxin family protein, translating to MLEQIISKKTQSNLEILKKSGLIANFYLVGGTGLALYLKHRISVDLDFFSKKEFNSQSMIQKIKKLGKFSIAKESENTLTGVFNDTKIAFLTYDYPLLFPLKKIGNINVADIKDIACMKISAISSRGSKKDFIDLYFICQQGISLKQALVLFEKKYKSIDYNMVHILKSLVFFDDAHNDPMPKMLVPVMWEQVKRFFQEKVKTSQ from the coding sequence ATGCTTGAACAAATCATTTCAAAAAAAACACAAAGCAATCTGGAGATATTAAAAAAATCAGGCCTGATTGCAAATTTTTATCTTGTTGGCGGCACAGGGTTGGCTTTATATTTAAAGCATCGCATTTCTGTTGATTTGGATTTTTTCAGCAAAAAAGAGTTCAACAGCCAATCAATGATTCAGAAGATTAAAAAGTTAGGTAAATTTTCAATCGCAAAAGAATCAGAAAATACTTTGACAGGAGTTTTTAATGACACAAAAATCGCTTTTTTGACATACGATTATCCGCTTCTTTTTCCGTTGAAAAAAATTGGCAATATTAATGTTGCTGACATAAAAGATATCGCTTGTATGAAAATTTCTGCGATTTCTTCCCGTGGAAGCAAGAAGGACTTTATTGATTTATACTTTATTTGCCAGCAGGGCATTTCATTAAAACAGGCATTAGTATTGTTTGAAAAGAAATATAAGAGCATTGATTATAATATGGTGCATATTTTGAAAAGTTTGGTCTTTTTTGATGATGCTCACAATGACCCTATGCCAAAAATGTTAGTTCCCGTTATGTGGGAACAGGTTAAGAGATTTTTTCAAGAAAAAGTAAAAACGAGTCAATGA